From Equus przewalskii isolate Varuska chromosome 7, EquPr2, whole genome shotgun sequence, one genomic window encodes:
- the SSH1 gene encoding protein phosphatase Slingshot homolog 1 isoform X5, with product MAVANLIYFTDFCVSLRPSHYFCSSEVSSPNYLSESFFMVKGAALFLQQGSSPQGQRSLQHPHKHAGDLPQHLQVMINLLRCEDRIKLAVRLESAWAERVRYMVVVDSSGRQDTEESILLGVDFSSKESKSCTIGMVLRLWSDTKIHLDGDGGFSVSTAGRMHVFKPVSVQAMWSALQVLHKACEVARRHNYFPGGVALIWATYYESCISSEQSCINEWNAMQDLESTRPDSPALFVDKPTERERTERLIKARLRSIMMSQDLENVTSKEIRNELEKQMNCNLKEFKEFIDNEMLLILGQMDKPSLIFDHLYLGSEWNASNLEELQGSGVDYILNVTREIDNFFPGLFAYHNIRVYDEETTDLLAHWNEAYHFINKAKRNHSKCLVHCKMGVSRSASTVIAYAMKEFGWPLEKAYNYVKQRRSIARPNAGFMRQLSEYEGILDASKQRHNKLWRQQTESCLQQPVDDPAEPGDFLPETLDGTPEAQLPCVDDAAPPGFPSSRPPGGPTLPCCFRRLSDPLLHSPSDETGNLVQLEDLERDALLEEAAQPAEAHKPARHPQEGPGLSEKEVKKKLEFGSPKARGGSLLQVEEVDKEEALGAGRWGRPPAQLDQNLLNRENLNNNNSKRSCPDDFEHDAIFGILNKVKPPYKSCADCMYPAARSAAEACGERRENPAAPAICTQPTFLPHLTSSPVAHTSGRSRALEKLTSGLTETPPLLPPAGSRPDASGSEAPASLLEPSRETPKALPKSLLLKNSHCDRSPPGVEAAKEESPPKKDAKPAKDLRLLFSKESEKPTASSYLMQHQESIIQLQKAGLVRKHTKELERLTVTPAEPASPLRDGPTSRLEASIPEESQDPAPGPQPGPPASPRQAGSEKSEASPPPLEGASLKSPPPSLCRLDHTSHFSKDFLRTICYTPTSSSMSSNLTRSSSSDSIHSVRGKPGLVKQRTQEIETRLRLAGLTVSSPLKRSHSLAKLGSLNFSTEDLSGEADGSTPADSQGAKLSASSFLHEPQAAPRNPAAASRLSGKSAAENLKSPSWASKS from the exons GTGACTTGCCCCAACATCTTCAAGTAATGATCAACCTTCTGCGTTGTGAAGATAGAATCAAGCTG GCCGTGCGCCTGGAGAGCGCCTGGGCGGAGCGGGTCCGGTACATGGTGGTGGTGGACAGCAGCGGGCGCCAGGACACGGAGGAGAGCATCCTGCTGGGCGTCGACTTTTCCAGTAAGGAAAG TAAAAGCTGTACCATTGGGATGGTTCTCCGACTGTGGAGCGACACGAAAATCCACCTTGATGGAGACGG CGGGTTCAGTGTCAGCACAGCAGGCAGGATGCACGTGTTCAAGCCCGTGTCTGTCCAGGCCATGTG gTCTGCCCTGCAGGTCCTTCACAAGGCCTGCGAAGTGGCACGAAGGCACAACTACTTCCCCGGTGGTGTGGCTCTCATCTGGGCCACCTACTATGAGAGCTGCATCAGCTCTGAGCAGAGCTGCATCAACGAGTGGAACGCCATGCAGGACCTGGAGTCCACGCGGCCCGACTCCCCGGCCCTGTTTGTTGACAA GCCAACTGAAAGGGAAAGGACGGAGCGCCTCATCAAAGCCCGACTCCGGAGCATCATGATGAGCCAGGATCTGGAGAACGTGACCTCCAAAGAA ATCCGTAATGAATTAGAGAAACAGATGAACTGTAACTTGAAAGAATTCAAGGAATTCATAGACAACGAGATGCTCCTCATCCTGGGACAGATGGACAAGCCCTCCCTCATCTTTGATCATCTTTATCTT GGCTCTGAATGGAATGCGTCCAATCTGGAGGAACTGCAGGGCTCAGG TGTTGACTACATTTTAAATGTCACTAGAGAGatagataatttttttcctggcttATTTGCATATCATAACATCCGGGTCTACGATGAAGAGACAACAGACCTTCTTGCCCACTGGAACGAAGCGTACCATTTTATAAACAAGGCCAA GAGGAACCACTCCAAGTGCCTGGTACACTGCAAAATGGGGGTGAGCCGGTCTGCTTCCACGGTCATAGCCTACGCCATGAAGGAGTTCGGCTGGCCGCTGGAGAAGGCCTACAACTATGTGAAACAGAGACGCAGCATCGCGCGCCCCAACGCCGGCTTCATGAGGCAGCTGTCTGAGTATGAGGGCATCTTGGACGCGAG CAAACAACGGCACAACAAGCTGTGGCGCCAGCAGACCGAGAGCTGCCTGCAGCAGCCTGTGGATGACCCTGCGGAGCCAGGGGACTTCTTGCCAGAGACCCTGGATGGCACCCCGGAAGCCCAGTTGCCCTGCGTGGACGATGCTGCCCCGCCTGGCTTCCCGAGCAGCAGGCCCCCAGGAGGCCCCACTCTCCCATGCTGTTTCCGGCGACTCTCAGACCCCCTCCTGCACTCCCCCAGCGATGAGACTGGCAACTTGGTGCAGCTGGAGGATCTGGAGAGAGATGCTCTGTTGGAGGAAGCAGCCCAGCCAGCAGAGGCGCACAAGCCAGCCAGACATCCCCAGGAAGGTCCTGGACTCTCTGAGAAGGAAGTGAAGAAGAAACTAGAGTTTGGGAGCCCCAAAGCCCGGGGCGGCTCTTTGCTGCAGGTGGAGGAGGTGGACAAGGAGGAggccctgggagcagggaggtgggggcggCCCCCAGCCCAGCTCGATCAAAACCTGCTCAACCGGGAAAAcctaaataataacaacagcaagaGGAGCTGCCCGGATGACTTTGAG CACGACGCCATATTTGGGATCCTGAACAAAGTAAAGCCTCCCTACAAGTCCTGTGCCGACTGCATGTACCCTGCCGCCCGCAGTGCCGCTGAGGCCTGCGGGGAGCGACGCGAGAACCCCGCCGCACCGGCTATCTGCACCCAGCCCACCTTCCTGCCCCACCTCACGTCTTCCCCTGTGGCCCACACGTCCGGCCGGTCCCGAGCATTGGAGAAGCTGACCTCCGGCCTGACCGAGACGCCCCCATTGCTGCCACCAGCAGGCTCGAGGCCAGATGCCAGTGGCTCAGAGGCACCAGCTAGCCTTTTGGAACCTTCTAGAGAGACCCCAAAAGCCCTGCCGAAGTCCCTCCTTTTGAAGAATTCTCACTGTGATAGGAGCCCTCCGGGTGTGGAAGCAGCGAAAGAAGAATCGCCACCCAAGAAAGATGCGAAGCCGGCCAAGGACCTGCGGCTCCTGTTCAGTAAAGAATCCGAGAAACCAACCGCCAGCAGCTACTTGATGCAGCACCAGGAGTCCATCATCCAGCTGCAGAAGGCGGGCCTGGTCCGCAAGCACACCAAAGAGCTGGAGAGGTTAACGGTCACACCTGCGGAGCCCGCGTCTCCCCTCAGGGACGGCCCCACCAGCAGGCTGGAGGCCAGCATCCCCGAGGAGAGCCAGGACCCAGCTCCTGGCCCTCAGCCAGGGCCCCCGGCTTCGCCCAGGCAGGCCGGCAGTGAGAAGTCGGAGGCCTCGCCCCCTCCCTTAGAAGGAGCCTCGCTGAagagcccccctccctccctctgccgcCTGGATCACACCAGTCATTTCTCAAAAGACTTCCTGAGGACCATCTGCtacacccccacctcctcctccatgaGCTCCAACCTGACCCGGAGCTCCAGCAGCGACAGCATCCACAGCGTGCGCGGGAAGCCGGGGCTGGTGAAGCAGCGGACGCAGGAGATCGAGACGCGGCTCCGGCTGGCGGGCCTCACCGTCTCGTCCCCCCTGAAGCGCTCTCACTCTCTTGCCAAGCTCGGAAGCCTCAACTTCTCCACTGAAGACCTGTCCGGCGAGGCCGATGGGTCCACCCCTGCCGACTCCCAGGGCGCCAAGTTGAGCGCGTCTTCCTTCCTGCATgagccccaggcagccccacGGAACCCAGCTGCAGCCTCCAGACTGTCAGGGAAATCGGCCGCAGAAAACTTGAAAAGCCCCTCGTGGGCAAGCAAAAGCTGA
- the SSH1 gene encoding protein phosphatase Slingshot homolog 1 isoform X4 translates to MALVTLQRSPTPSAASSSASNSELEAGSDEDRKLNLSLSESFFMVKGAALFLQQGSSPQGQRSLQHPHKHAGDLPQHLQVMINLLRCEDRIKLAVRLESAWAERVRYMVVVDSSGRQDTEESILLGVDFSSKESKSCTIGMVLRLWSDTKIHLDGDGGFSVSTAGRMHVFKPVSVQAMWSALQVLHKACEVARRHNYFPGGVALIWATYYESCISSEQSCINEWNAMQDLESTRPDSPALFVDKPTERERTERLIKARLRSIMMSQDLENVTSKEIRNELEKQMNCNLKEFKEFIDNEMLLILGQMDKPSLIFDHLYLGSEWNASNLEELQGSGVDYILNVTREIDNFFPGLFAYHNIRVYDEETTDLLAHWNEAYHFINKAKRNHSKCLVHCKMGVSRSASTVIAYAMKEFGWPLEKAYNYVKQRRSIARPNAGFMRQLSEYEGILDASKQRHNKLWRQQTESCLQQPVDDPAEPGDFLPETLDGTPEAQLPCVDDAAPPGFPSSRPPGGPTLPCCFRRLSDPLLHSPSDETGNLVQLEDLERDALLEEAAQPAEAHKPARHPQEGPGLSEKEVKKKLEFGSPKARGGSLLQVEEVDKEEALGAGRWGRPPAQLDQNLLNRENLNNNNSKRSCPDDFEHDAIFGILNKVKPPYKSCADCMYPAARSAAEACGERRENPAAPAICTQPTFLPHLTSSPVAHTSGRSRALEKLTSGLTETPPLLPPAGSRPDASGSEAPASLLEPSRETPKALPKSLLLKNSHCDRSPPGVEAAKEESPPKKDAKPAKDLRLLFSKESEKPTASSYLMQHQESIIQLQKAGLVRKHTKELERLTVTPAEPASPLRDGPTSRLEASIPEESQDPAPGPQPGPPASPRQAGSEKSEASPPPLEGASLKSPPPSLCRLDHTSHFSKDFLRTICYTPTSSSMSSNLTRSSSSDSIHSVRGKPGLVKQRTQEIETRLRLAGLTVSSPLKRSHSLAKLGSLNFSTEDLSGEADGSTPADSQGAKLSASSFLHEPQAAPRNPAAASRLSGKSAAENLKSPSWASKS, encoded by the exons GTGACTTGCCCCAACATCTTCAAGTAATGATCAACCTTCTGCGTTGTGAAGATAGAATCAAGCTG GCCGTGCGCCTGGAGAGCGCCTGGGCGGAGCGGGTCCGGTACATGGTGGTGGTGGACAGCAGCGGGCGCCAGGACACGGAGGAGAGCATCCTGCTGGGCGTCGACTTTTCCAGTAAGGAAAG TAAAAGCTGTACCATTGGGATGGTTCTCCGACTGTGGAGCGACACGAAAATCCACCTTGATGGAGACGG CGGGTTCAGTGTCAGCACAGCAGGCAGGATGCACGTGTTCAAGCCCGTGTCTGTCCAGGCCATGTG gTCTGCCCTGCAGGTCCTTCACAAGGCCTGCGAAGTGGCACGAAGGCACAACTACTTCCCCGGTGGTGTGGCTCTCATCTGGGCCACCTACTATGAGAGCTGCATCAGCTCTGAGCAGAGCTGCATCAACGAGTGGAACGCCATGCAGGACCTGGAGTCCACGCGGCCCGACTCCCCGGCCCTGTTTGTTGACAA GCCAACTGAAAGGGAAAGGACGGAGCGCCTCATCAAAGCCCGACTCCGGAGCATCATGATGAGCCAGGATCTGGAGAACGTGACCTCCAAAGAA ATCCGTAATGAATTAGAGAAACAGATGAACTGTAACTTGAAAGAATTCAAGGAATTCATAGACAACGAGATGCTCCTCATCCTGGGACAGATGGACAAGCCCTCCCTCATCTTTGATCATCTTTATCTT GGCTCTGAATGGAATGCGTCCAATCTGGAGGAACTGCAGGGCTCAGG TGTTGACTACATTTTAAATGTCACTAGAGAGatagataatttttttcctggcttATTTGCATATCATAACATCCGGGTCTACGATGAAGAGACAACAGACCTTCTTGCCCACTGGAACGAAGCGTACCATTTTATAAACAAGGCCAA GAGGAACCACTCCAAGTGCCTGGTACACTGCAAAATGGGGGTGAGCCGGTCTGCTTCCACGGTCATAGCCTACGCCATGAAGGAGTTCGGCTGGCCGCTGGAGAAGGCCTACAACTATGTGAAACAGAGACGCAGCATCGCGCGCCCCAACGCCGGCTTCATGAGGCAGCTGTCTGAGTATGAGGGCATCTTGGACGCGAG CAAACAACGGCACAACAAGCTGTGGCGCCAGCAGACCGAGAGCTGCCTGCAGCAGCCTGTGGATGACCCTGCGGAGCCAGGGGACTTCTTGCCAGAGACCCTGGATGGCACCCCGGAAGCCCAGTTGCCCTGCGTGGACGATGCTGCCCCGCCTGGCTTCCCGAGCAGCAGGCCCCCAGGAGGCCCCACTCTCCCATGCTGTTTCCGGCGACTCTCAGACCCCCTCCTGCACTCCCCCAGCGATGAGACTGGCAACTTGGTGCAGCTGGAGGATCTGGAGAGAGATGCTCTGTTGGAGGAAGCAGCCCAGCCAGCAGAGGCGCACAAGCCAGCCAGACATCCCCAGGAAGGTCCTGGACTCTCTGAGAAGGAAGTGAAGAAGAAACTAGAGTTTGGGAGCCCCAAAGCCCGGGGCGGCTCTTTGCTGCAGGTGGAGGAGGTGGACAAGGAGGAggccctgggagcagggaggtgggggcggCCCCCAGCCCAGCTCGATCAAAACCTGCTCAACCGGGAAAAcctaaataataacaacagcaagaGGAGCTGCCCGGATGACTTTGAG CACGACGCCATATTTGGGATCCTGAACAAAGTAAAGCCTCCCTACAAGTCCTGTGCCGACTGCATGTACCCTGCCGCCCGCAGTGCCGCTGAGGCCTGCGGGGAGCGACGCGAGAACCCCGCCGCACCGGCTATCTGCACCCAGCCCACCTTCCTGCCCCACCTCACGTCTTCCCCTGTGGCCCACACGTCCGGCCGGTCCCGAGCATTGGAGAAGCTGACCTCCGGCCTGACCGAGACGCCCCCATTGCTGCCACCAGCAGGCTCGAGGCCAGATGCCAGTGGCTCAGAGGCACCAGCTAGCCTTTTGGAACCTTCTAGAGAGACCCCAAAAGCCCTGCCGAAGTCCCTCCTTTTGAAGAATTCTCACTGTGATAGGAGCCCTCCGGGTGTGGAAGCAGCGAAAGAAGAATCGCCACCCAAGAAAGATGCGAAGCCGGCCAAGGACCTGCGGCTCCTGTTCAGTAAAGAATCCGAGAAACCAACCGCCAGCAGCTACTTGATGCAGCACCAGGAGTCCATCATCCAGCTGCAGAAGGCGGGCCTGGTCCGCAAGCACACCAAAGAGCTGGAGAGGTTAACGGTCACACCTGCGGAGCCCGCGTCTCCCCTCAGGGACGGCCCCACCAGCAGGCTGGAGGCCAGCATCCCCGAGGAGAGCCAGGACCCAGCTCCTGGCCCTCAGCCAGGGCCCCCGGCTTCGCCCAGGCAGGCCGGCAGTGAGAAGTCGGAGGCCTCGCCCCCTCCCTTAGAAGGAGCCTCGCTGAagagcccccctccctccctctgccgcCTGGATCACACCAGTCATTTCTCAAAAGACTTCCTGAGGACCATCTGCtacacccccacctcctcctccatgaGCTCCAACCTGACCCGGAGCTCCAGCAGCGACAGCATCCACAGCGTGCGCGGGAAGCCGGGGCTGGTGAAGCAGCGGACGCAGGAGATCGAGACGCGGCTCCGGCTGGCGGGCCTCACCGTCTCGTCCCCCCTGAAGCGCTCTCACTCTCTTGCCAAGCTCGGAAGCCTCAACTTCTCCACTGAAGACCTGTCCGGCGAGGCCGATGGGTCCACCCCTGCCGACTCCCAGGGCGCCAAGTTGAGCGCGTCTTCCTTCCTGCATgagccccaggcagccccacGGAACCCAGCTGCAGCCTCCAGACTGTCAGGGAAATCGGCCGCAGAAAACTTGAAAAGCCCCTCGTGGGCAAGCAAAAGCTGA
- the SSH1 gene encoding protein phosphatase Slingshot homolog 1 isoform X6: protein MLGFVRLSESFFMVKGAALFLQQGSSPQGQRSLQHPHKHAGDLPQHLQVMINLLRCEDRIKLAVRLESAWAERVRYMVVVDSSGRQDTEESILLGVDFSSKESKSCTIGMVLRLWSDTKIHLDGDGGFSVSTAGRMHVFKPVSVQAMWSALQVLHKACEVARRHNYFPGGVALIWATYYESCISSEQSCINEWNAMQDLESTRPDSPALFVDKPTERERTERLIKARLRSIMMSQDLENVTSKEIRNELEKQMNCNLKEFKEFIDNEMLLILGQMDKPSLIFDHLYLGSEWNASNLEELQGSGVDYILNVTREIDNFFPGLFAYHNIRVYDEETTDLLAHWNEAYHFINKAKRNHSKCLVHCKMGVSRSASTVIAYAMKEFGWPLEKAYNYVKQRRSIARPNAGFMRQLSEYEGILDASKQRHNKLWRQQTESCLQQPVDDPAEPGDFLPETLDGTPEAQLPCVDDAAPPGFPSSRPPGGPTLPCCFRRLSDPLLHSPSDETGNLVQLEDLERDALLEEAAQPAEAHKPARHPQEGPGLSEKEVKKKLEFGSPKARGGSLLQVEEVDKEEALGAGRWGRPPAQLDQNLLNRENLNNNNSKRSCPDDFEHDAIFGILNKVKPPYKSCADCMYPAARSAAEACGERRENPAAPAICTQPTFLPHLTSSPVAHTSGRSRALEKLTSGLTETPPLLPPAGSRPDASGSEAPASLLEPSRETPKALPKSLLLKNSHCDRSPPGVEAAKEESPPKKDAKPAKDLRLLFSKESEKPTASSYLMQHQESIIQLQKAGLVRKHTKELERLTVTPAEPASPLRDGPTSRLEASIPEESQDPAPGPQPGPPASPRQAGSEKSEASPPPLEGASLKSPPPSLCRLDHTSHFSKDFLRTICYTPTSSSMSSNLTRSSSSDSIHSVRGKPGLVKQRTQEIETRLRLAGLTVSSPLKRSHSLAKLGSLNFSTEDLSGEADGSTPADSQGAKLSASSFLHEPQAAPRNPAAASRLSGKSAAENLKSPSWASKS, encoded by the exons GTGACTTGCCCCAACATCTTCAAGTAATGATCAACCTTCTGCGTTGTGAAGATAGAATCAAGCTG GCCGTGCGCCTGGAGAGCGCCTGGGCGGAGCGGGTCCGGTACATGGTGGTGGTGGACAGCAGCGGGCGCCAGGACACGGAGGAGAGCATCCTGCTGGGCGTCGACTTTTCCAGTAAGGAAAG TAAAAGCTGTACCATTGGGATGGTTCTCCGACTGTGGAGCGACACGAAAATCCACCTTGATGGAGACGG CGGGTTCAGTGTCAGCACAGCAGGCAGGATGCACGTGTTCAAGCCCGTGTCTGTCCAGGCCATGTG gTCTGCCCTGCAGGTCCTTCACAAGGCCTGCGAAGTGGCACGAAGGCACAACTACTTCCCCGGTGGTGTGGCTCTCATCTGGGCCACCTACTATGAGAGCTGCATCAGCTCTGAGCAGAGCTGCATCAACGAGTGGAACGCCATGCAGGACCTGGAGTCCACGCGGCCCGACTCCCCGGCCCTGTTTGTTGACAA GCCAACTGAAAGGGAAAGGACGGAGCGCCTCATCAAAGCCCGACTCCGGAGCATCATGATGAGCCAGGATCTGGAGAACGTGACCTCCAAAGAA ATCCGTAATGAATTAGAGAAACAGATGAACTGTAACTTGAAAGAATTCAAGGAATTCATAGACAACGAGATGCTCCTCATCCTGGGACAGATGGACAAGCCCTCCCTCATCTTTGATCATCTTTATCTT GGCTCTGAATGGAATGCGTCCAATCTGGAGGAACTGCAGGGCTCAGG TGTTGACTACATTTTAAATGTCACTAGAGAGatagataatttttttcctggcttATTTGCATATCATAACATCCGGGTCTACGATGAAGAGACAACAGACCTTCTTGCCCACTGGAACGAAGCGTACCATTTTATAAACAAGGCCAA GAGGAACCACTCCAAGTGCCTGGTACACTGCAAAATGGGGGTGAGCCGGTCTGCTTCCACGGTCATAGCCTACGCCATGAAGGAGTTCGGCTGGCCGCTGGAGAAGGCCTACAACTATGTGAAACAGAGACGCAGCATCGCGCGCCCCAACGCCGGCTTCATGAGGCAGCTGTCTGAGTATGAGGGCATCTTGGACGCGAG CAAACAACGGCACAACAAGCTGTGGCGCCAGCAGACCGAGAGCTGCCTGCAGCAGCCTGTGGATGACCCTGCGGAGCCAGGGGACTTCTTGCCAGAGACCCTGGATGGCACCCCGGAAGCCCAGTTGCCCTGCGTGGACGATGCTGCCCCGCCTGGCTTCCCGAGCAGCAGGCCCCCAGGAGGCCCCACTCTCCCATGCTGTTTCCGGCGACTCTCAGACCCCCTCCTGCACTCCCCCAGCGATGAGACTGGCAACTTGGTGCAGCTGGAGGATCTGGAGAGAGATGCTCTGTTGGAGGAAGCAGCCCAGCCAGCAGAGGCGCACAAGCCAGCCAGACATCCCCAGGAAGGTCCTGGACTCTCTGAGAAGGAAGTGAAGAAGAAACTAGAGTTTGGGAGCCCCAAAGCCCGGGGCGGCTCTTTGCTGCAGGTGGAGGAGGTGGACAAGGAGGAggccctgggagcagggaggtgggggcggCCCCCAGCCCAGCTCGATCAAAACCTGCTCAACCGGGAAAAcctaaataataacaacagcaagaGGAGCTGCCCGGATGACTTTGAG CACGACGCCATATTTGGGATCCTGAACAAAGTAAAGCCTCCCTACAAGTCCTGTGCCGACTGCATGTACCCTGCCGCCCGCAGTGCCGCTGAGGCCTGCGGGGAGCGACGCGAGAACCCCGCCGCACCGGCTATCTGCACCCAGCCCACCTTCCTGCCCCACCTCACGTCTTCCCCTGTGGCCCACACGTCCGGCCGGTCCCGAGCATTGGAGAAGCTGACCTCCGGCCTGACCGAGACGCCCCCATTGCTGCCACCAGCAGGCTCGAGGCCAGATGCCAGTGGCTCAGAGGCACCAGCTAGCCTTTTGGAACCTTCTAGAGAGACCCCAAAAGCCCTGCCGAAGTCCCTCCTTTTGAAGAATTCTCACTGTGATAGGAGCCCTCCGGGTGTGGAAGCAGCGAAAGAAGAATCGCCACCCAAGAAAGATGCGAAGCCGGCCAAGGACCTGCGGCTCCTGTTCAGTAAAGAATCCGAGAAACCAACCGCCAGCAGCTACTTGATGCAGCACCAGGAGTCCATCATCCAGCTGCAGAAGGCGGGCCTGGTCCGCAAGCACACCAAAGAGCTGGAGAGGTTAACGGTCACACCTGCGGAGCCCGCGTCTCCCCTCAGGGACGGCCCCACCAGCAGGCTGGAGGCCAGCATCCCCGAGGAGAGCCAGGACCCAGCTCCTGGCCCTCAGCCAGGGCCCCCGGCTTCGCCCAGGCAGGCCGGCAGTGAGAAGTCGGAGGCCTCGCCCCCTCCCTTAGAAGGAGCCTCGCTGAagagcccccctccctccctctgccgcCTGGATCACACCAGTCATTTCTCAAAAGACTTCCTGAGGACCATCTGCtacacccccacctcctcctccatgaGCTCCAACCTGACCCGGAGCTCCAGCAGCGACAGCATCCACAGCGTGCGCGGGAAGCCGGGGCTGGTGAAGCAGCGGACGCAGGAGATCGAGACGCGGCTCCGGCTGGCGGGCCTCACCGTCTCGTCCCCCCTGAAGCGCTCTCACTCTCTTGCCAAGCTCGGAAGCCTCAACTTCTCCACTGAAGACCTGTCCGGCGAGGCCGATGGGTCCACCCCTGCCGACTCCCAGGGCGCCAAGTTGAGCGCGTCTTCCTTCCTGCATgagccccaggcagccccacGGAACCCAGCTGCAGCCTCCAGACTGTCAGGGAAATCGGCCGCAGAAAACTTGAAAAGCCCCTCGTGGGCAAGCAAAAGCTGA